A genomic stretch from Kwoniella europaea PYCC6329 chromosome 2, complete sequence includes:
- a CDS encoding pyridoxal 5'-phosphate synthase, glutaminase subunit Pdx2, whose product MTIQPIELPETIVIGVLALQGAFVEHIHYLQKLRPHGHTIKAIPIRTLSELEQCQALVIPGGESTVISSIASHTPGLLEALIEFARNPAKAVWGTCAGMILMADVDGIGGGRKKMVKGWEGIGGMKVWRNLYGTQLESFESPLTIPSLSNPSKPFNAIFIRAPAVHSLSPQIQVEVVAQLPEQFLPPPPPSDSPLGEPNLDDLGKVWLKKGKKMVTSFHPELSGDVRVHEFWVEKCVLGR is encoded by the exons ATGACTATACAGCCCATAGAACTACCAGAGACGATCGTGATAGGTGTACTAG CTCTGCAAGGTGCTTTCGTAGAGCATATACATTATCTACAGAA ATTACGTCCCCATGGACACACCATCAAAGCCATTCCCATTCGCACCCTATCCGAATTAGAACAATGTCAAGCGCTAGTTATACCTGGAGGGGAATCCACggtcatctcatcgataGCATCACACACACCTGGACTGCTAGAAGCTTTGATAGAGTTTGCTCGGAACCCTGCGAAAGCTGTCTGGGGCACATGTGCagggatgatattgatggcTGATGTGGATGGGATAGGGggtgggaggaagaagatggttaAAGGGTGGGAGGGAATTGGGGGCATGAAAGTATGGAGAAACTTGTATGGAA CTCAATTAGAATCCTTCGAATCTCCCCTTACTATCCCATCCTTATCAAATCCTTCTAAACCATTCAACGCCATTTTCATCCGAGCTCCCGCCGTCCACTCGTTATCCCCCCAAATTCAAGTCGAAGTGGTAGCACAATTGCCTGAACAATTCTtacctcccccaccaccttCAGACTCACCATTGGGAGAGCCGAACTTGGACGACCTGGGAAAAGTATGGTTGAAAAAGGGTAAGAAGATGGTcacttctttccatcctgAGCTGAGTGGGGATGTGAGGGTACATGAGTTTTGGGTTGAGAAGTGTGTATTAGGGAGATAA